The Nostoc sp. 'Lobaria pulmonaria (5183) cyanobiont' genome window below encodes:
- a CDS encoding NAD(P)H-quinone oxidoreductase subunit J, translating to MAEEESKPVPADEEESKPVPAAKEESLVQAGKVSQWLTENGFDHEFLAPDKNGVEIIKVAADFLLPTATALYAYGFNYLQCQGGIDLGPGQELVSMYHLIKVSDNSDRPEEVRVKVFLPRENPVVPSVYWIWKTADWQERESYDMLGIVYQGHPNLKRILMPEDWVGWPLRKDYISPDFYELQDAY from the coding sequence GTGGCTGAAGAAGAGTCTAAACCAGTACCAGCAGACGAAGAAGAGTCTAAACCAGTACCAGCAGCGAAAGAAGAGTCATTGGTACAAGCGGGTAAAGTTTCTCAGTGGTTGACGGAAAATGGCTTTGACCATGAGTTTTTAGCACCAGACAAGAATGGTGTAGAGATAATTAAGGTGGCGGCAGATTTCTTGCTTCCTACTGCTACAGCCCTTTATGCTTATGGGTTTAATTATCTCCAGTGTCAAGGTGGTATTGACCTTGGCCCAGGACAAGAATTGGTGAGTATGTATCACTTGATTAAAGTGAGTGATAATAGCGATCGCCCCGAAGAAGTTCGAGTTAAGGTGTTCTTACCACGCGAAAACCCCGTAGTGCCTTCTGTGTACTGGATTTGGAAGACCGCAGATTGGCAAGAGCGCGAGTCTTACGATATGTTGGGCATTGTCTACCAAGGACACCCAAATCTCAAGCGGATTTTGATGCCGGAAGATTGGGTAGGTTGGCCTTTGCGCAAGGATTACATCTCGCCTGATTTTTACGAGTTGCAAGACGCTTATTAA
- the mutS gene encoding DNA mismatch repair protein MutS: MTASHSETPSTKPDASTFISDHQQVDRSKLSQMYLHYVETKDKYPHAVLLYRVGDFFECYFQDAVKLAQELELVLTSKQAGEQGRVAMSGVPHHAWERYATMLVEKGYAVVICDQVEDASEAAGRLVRREVTRILTPGTLLEEGMLKSSRNNYLAAVVIAVNHWGLAYADISTGEFFTTQSSDLEHLTQELMRLQPSEVLVPTNAPDLGNLLRPGETSPHLPECLPPSFCYSLRSQLPFSQGEARPRLLQKFKVRSLEGLGCDRLPLAVRAAGGLLEYLEDTQKENPVTLQRLRSYTVTDYLIVDNQTRRNLEITQTVRDGTFHGSLLWALDKTSTAMGGRALRRWLLQPLVDIKGIRARLDTIQELMENTPLRQDLRQLLRQIYDLERLTGRAGSGTANARDLVALADSLSRLPELSNLVVETRSPFLKALQKVPSVLEELAQKLHAHLVESPPILIKEGGLIRPSVNPLLDERKATVEADQQWIANLEVDERAKTGISTLKVGFNKTFGYYISISRTKADQVPANYIRKQTLTNEERYITPDLKEREARILTARDDLNQLEYEIFTTLREEVAQEAEIIRNLSRAVAAADVLCGLAELAVHQGYCRPEMLPGREINIVDGRHPVVEQSLPAGFFVPNSTQLGQESLADDEEKITNDIDAPAASRRVGQKTNDSPDLIILTGPNASGKSCYLRQVGLIQLMAQIGSFVPARFARLGICDRIFTRVGAVDDLATGQSTFMVEMNETANILNHATSRSLVLLDEIGRGTATFDGLSIAWAVAEYIAVDIRSRTIFATHYHELNELASIIPSVANYQVTVKELPDQIIFLHQVQPGGADKSYGIEAGRLAGLPAVVIQRAKQVMGQIEKHSKIAMGLQNLDG, encoded by the coding sequence ATGACTGCCTCTCACTCCGAAACTCCATCTACCAAGCCCGATGCAAGTACTTTTATTTCTGACCATCAACAGGTGGATCGCAGTAAGCTAAGTCAAATGTACTTGCATTATGTCGAGACAAAGGATAAATATCCTCACGCGGTATTGCTGTATCGGGTAGGAGATTTCTTTGAATGCTATTTCCAAGATGCTGTAAAACTAGCGCAAGAATTAGAATTAGTTCTCACTAGTAAGCAAGCTGGGGAACAGGGACGGGTGGCGATGTCTGGTGTTCCGCATCACGCTTGGGAACGCTACGCGACGATGCTGGTAGAAAAAGGCTACGCAGTGGTAATTTGCGATCAAGTGGAAGATGCTTCTGAAGCTGCTGGGAGATTGGTGCGACGAGAAGTAACGCGCATTCTGACTCCTGGGACTTTGCTGGAAGAAGGAATGCTCAAATCCAGTCGCAATAATTACCTTGCAGCAGTAGTAATTGCTGTAAATCATTGGGGTTTAGCCTATGCAGATATCTCTACAGGTGAATTTTTTACCACTCAAAGTAGCGATCTAGAACATTTGACACAAGAATTAATGCGCTTGCAACCTTCAGAGGTGTTAGTTCCGACAAATGCTCCCGATTTGGGTAATTTGCTACGTCCAGGAGAAACTTCGCCACATTTGCCGGAGTGTTTGCCACCATCATTTTGTTATAGTTTGCGATCGCAACTTCCCTTTTCTCAAGGAGAAGCTAGACCTAGATTATTGCAGAAATTTAAGGTGCGATCGCTCGAAGGACTCGGTTGCGATCGTCTTCCCCTCGCCGTTCGTGCGGCTGGCGGTCTTTTGGAATACTTGGAAGATACCCAAAAAGAAAACCCTGTCACCCTCCAGAGACTCCGCAGCTATACTGTCACCGACTACCTAATTGTTGACAATCAAACCCGCCGTAACCTAGAAATTACCCAAACCGTCCGGGATGGCACTTTTCACGGTTCCCTACTTTGGGCGTTAGATAAAACTAGTACAGCAATGGGTGGGCGAGCTTTGCGGCGGTGGTTGTTGCAACCCCTAGTCGATATTAAAGGCATTCGGGCACGTCTTGATACTATCCAAGAATTAATGGAAAATACGCCCCTGCGTCAAGATTTACGCCAGTTGTTAAGGCAAATTTATGATTTGGAACGACTCACAGGAAGAGCGGGTTCTGGTACAGCTAATGCTAGAGATTTAGTGGCATTGGCAGATTCCCTCTCCCGCTTACCGGAATTATCCAACTTAGTCGTTGAGACGCGTTCTCCTTTCCTGAAAGCTTTGCAGAAAGTCCCAAGTGTATTGGAAGAATTGGCACAAAAGTTACACGCACATCTTGTAGAGTCGCCACCCATACTAATTAAAGAAGGCGGATTAATTCGCCCCAGTGTAAATCCCCTACTGGACGAAAGGAAGGCGACTGTAGAAGCAGACCAGCAATGGATTGCCAACTTGGAAGTTGATGAGAGAGCTAAGACAGGAATTTCGACACTGAAGGTAGGATTTAACAAAACCTTTGGTTATTATATCAGTATTTCCCGCACCAAAGCCGACCAAGTACCCGCTAATTACATCCGCAAGCAAACTCTGACCAATGAGGAACGTTACATCACCCCAGATTTAAAGGAACGAGAAGCTAGAATTCTCACAGCGCGAGATGATTTAAATCAGTTGGAATATGAGATTTTTACGACCTTGCGGGAAGAAGTAGCACAAGAGGCGGAAATAATTCGCAATTTATCTCGTGCAGTAGCGGCGGCGGATGTGTTGTGTGGTTTGGCTGAGTTGGCGGTGCATCAAGGTTACTGTCGTCCCGAAATGTTGCCAGGAAGGGAGATAAACATTGTTGATGGTCGTCATCCGGTGGTGGAACAGTCTTTACCTGCGGGATTCTTTGTGCCGAATTCGACGCAATTGGGTCAAGAGTCATTAGCAGATGACGAAGAAAAAATAACAAATGACATAGACGCGCCAGCGGCTTCCCGCAGGGTAGGACAAAAGACAAATGACAGTCCCGATTTAATTATTCTGACCGGGCCAAACGCCAGTGGCAAAAGTTGTTATTTGCGTCAAGTGGGATTGATTCAGTTAATGGCGCAGATTGGTAGTTTTGTACCAGCGAGATTTGCCAGATTGGGAATATGCGATCGCATTTTCACCCGTGTCGGTGCAGTAGATGATTTAGCAACTGGTCAATCTACTTTCATGGTGGAGATGAATGAAACCGCAAATATTCTCAACCATGCCACATCTAGGTCGTTAGTACTATTAGATGAAATTGGTCGCGGGACAGCGACATTTGATGGTCTTTCCATAGCTTGGGCGGTAGCAGAATATATAGCAGTGGATATTCGGTCGCGGACAATTTTTGCCACGCATTACCATGAATTAAATGAACTGGCTAGCATTATACCGAGTGTGGCTAACTATCAAGTGACAGTGAAAGAATTACCCGACCAAATTATCTTTTTGCACCAAGTTCAACCAGGAGGTGCTGATAAGTCTTATGGAATTGAAGCAGGAAGATTAGCAGGTTTACCAGCCGTAGTTATTCAACGCGCAAAACAAGTCATGGGACAAATTGAAAAACACAGTAAGATTGCGATGGGACTGCAAAATCTTGATGGGTAA
- a CDS encoding peptidylprolyl isomerase has translation MNFPEINIPGDGTLHARLTTSLGEIVVRLEEERTPNTVKNFVGLATGTIDWKDPKTGQSGKGTPAYDGVRFHRVIPDFMIQCGDPLSRYLDTASRWGTGGPGYQFEDEFHPELRHTGAGILSMANAGRGTNGSQWFITEAPTPHLDNKHSVFGEVVQGLDIVNKIANVATTRDRPNQEVVLQKVEIFRQ, from the coding sequence ATGAATTTTCCAGAAATTAATATTCCCGGTGATGGAACACTGCACGCTCGTTTAACTACTTCCTTGGGTGAAATTGTAGTTCGTTTGGAGGAAGAACGAACTCCTAACACCGTCAAAAATTTTGTCGGTCTAGCAACTGGAACAATCGACTGGAAAGACCCTAAAACTGGTCAATCTGGTAAGGGGACTCCAGCCTACGATGGGGTTCGCTTTCACCGGGTCATCCCTGATTTTATGATTCAGTGTGGCGATCCTCTGAGTCGTTATTTGGATACGGCCAGCCGATGGGGTACTGGTGGGCCGGGATATCAATTTGAGGATGAGTTTCATCCTGAATTGAGGCACACAGGTGCAGGTATCCTGTCGATGGCTAATGCGGGACGCGGTACTAATGGTTCGCAATGGTTCATTACAGAAGCACCAACACCTCACCTTGACAACAAACACAGTGTTTTTGGTGAAGTTGTCCAAGGTCTAGATATAGTCAACAAGATTGCTAATGTGGCTACAACTAGAGATCGTCCGAATCAAGAAGTGGTGTTACAAAAAGTAGAAATTTTTCGGCAGTAA
- a CDS encoding primary-amine oxidase — protein sequence MIKRLKRFLWLAIAIIVVISISIGLMETLTAQQPLISHPLTSLTEVEISTAVSIIKSKKTLSEMAAFPLIALQEPDKEEVINFTPGKVFGRKVFLIIYERSENKTFEGIVDLRSKTLSSWKEIASVQPAIVNSEYELATQVVKADPRWQKAMQRRGITDFEQVKISWWAPGILSEQEEAIGNRLCRGLSYYKGKSWNYYSSPIEGVLATVNLNTGKIASFVDRGNIPFSQENWNYDVKSLGKLLSPLKALKILQPNGRSFQIKNNEISWQGWKFRYSMHPRNGLMLYQVTHKDGENIRPVLYRASLSEMVVPYGNPEPTWSFRNAFDVGEYNLGQLANSMELGKEIPENGLLLNAVFANEQGEPYQIPGVIGIYERDNGMLWKHYEYNTQRNDVRRSRELVMKMTVAIDNYDYSINWIFHQDGTLEVQNELTGIILAQGTAAQKQSDDDSYGRLIAKNIFGVNHQHFFNYRLDFDVDGQANSVIEMNVNALPMDEKNPLGNAIAVTETPLAQETAAVRDLNMKSSREWMIVSADKKNVLGAAPGYMLMPEGNSIFFPVEGSKIRQRAEFATHHLWVTKYKPTELYAGGDYPNQTKPGQGLPKYISDNESLLGEDIVLWYTMGVTHIPRSEDWPVMPVHRVGFKLVPRGFFNRNPAINLPE from the coding sequence ATGATTAAGCGGCTAAAGCGTTTTTTATGGCTAGCTATTGCCATCATTGTTGTCATTTCTATCTCAATCGGATTAATGGAAACATTGACGGCTCAACAGCCTTTGATTTCCCATCCTCTTACTTCGCTAACTGAGGTAGAAATTAGCACAGCTGTTTCGATTATCAAAAGTAAGAAAACTTTGAGCGAAATGGCAGCTTTTCCCCTTATTGCTTTACAAGAACCAGATAAAGAAGAAGTTATAAATTTTACACCTGGTAAAGTCTTTGGGCGAAAAGTTTTTTTGATAATCTATGAACGTTCAGAAAACAAAACCTTTGAAGGAATTGTTGACCTGAGAAGCAAAACCTTAAGTTCTTGGAAAGAAATAGCGTCTGTTCAACCTGCGATTGTCAATTCAGAATATGAACTAGCAACTCAGGTGGTTAAAGCCGATCCTCGATGGCAAAAAGCAATGCAAAGGCGGGGAATTACTGATTTTGAGCAAGTCAAAATTAGTTGGTGGGCACCAGGAATTCTGAGCGAACAGGAAGAAGCAATAGGTAATCGTCTTTGTCGCGGTTTATCTTACTACAAAGGCAAAAGCTGGAACTATTACAGTAGTCCGATTGAAGGAGTCTTAGCAACAGTAAATTTGAACACGGGTAAAATTGCTAGTTTTGTTGATAGAGGAAACATACCTTTCTCTCAAGAAAACTGGAATTACGATGTCAAATCATTGGGCAAATTACTGTCACCACTTAAAGCATTGAAAATCCTCCAACCTAATGGTAGAAGTTTCCAGATCAAAAACAATGAAATTAGCTGGCAAGGTTGGAAGTTTCGCTATTCAATGCATCCTCGTAATGGATTAATGCTCTACCAAGTGACGCACAAAGACGGGGAAAATATTCGACCAGTTTTATACCGCGCTAGTCTCTCAGAAATGGTAGTACCTTATGGCAATCCTGAACCTACTTGGTCGTTTAGAAATGCCTTTGATGTTGGAGAATACAACTTAGGTCAACTAGCAAATTCGATGGAATTAGGTAAAGAAATTCCTGAAAATGGCTTGTTACTAAATGCTGTATTTGCTAATGAACAGGGAGAACCTTATCAAATACCAGGGGTTATCGGCATCTACGAACGCGATAACGGAATGCTGTGGAAACACTATGAGTATAATACTCAGCGTAATGATGTCCGTCGCAGTCGAGAATTAGTGATGAAGATGACGGTAGCCATTGACAACTATGATTACAGCATCAATTGGATCTTTCACCAGGATGGGACTTTGGAAGTCCAAAATGAATTAACGGGTATTATACTAGCGCAAGGAACGGCTGCCCAAAAGCAATCTGATGATGATTCTTATGGTCGGTTAATTGCTAAGAATATCTTTGGAGTAAATCACCAGCACTTTTTCAACTATCGTCTAGATTTCGATGTTGATGGTCAAGCGAATTCTGTGATCGAAATGAATGTGAATGCTTTGCCGATGGATGAGAAAAATCCTTTAGGAAATGCGATCGCAGTTACAGAAACTCCACTAGCCCAAGAAACGGCTGCTGTGCGCGATTTGAACATGAAAAGCAGTCGAGAATGGATGATTGTTAGTGCAGACAAAAAGAATGTTTTAGGGGCTGCACCTGGATATATGCTGATGCCTGAAGGAAACTCCATATTTTTCCCGGTGGAAGGCTCAAAAATCCGTCAACGGGCAGAATTTGCAACTCATCACCTCTGGGTAACAAAATATAAACCTACTGAACTTTATGCTGGGGGCGATTATCCGAACCAGACGAAACCCGGACAGGGTTTACCAAAATATATCTCAGACAATGAGTCTTTGCTGGGTGAAGATATCGTCCTCTGGTACACGATGGGCGTAACTCATATTCCGCGATCGGAAGATTGGCCTGTGATGCCTGTTCACCGAGTTGGCTTTAAGCTAGTCCCTAGAGGATTCTTTAACCGTAATCCAGCGATAAATTTGCCCGAGTAA
- a CDS encoding tetratricopeptide repeat protein — MDNSLAVVYLSILVVILTIAAVSVFRQIFKTRKVEGSFAKLRKKLEKEKGTTQEYYELASIYSEKKMYSQAIALFQKALKTAQEEEEENIAPIYNGLGYVYFTQDQYDLAIRQYKEALKSKPDYVTGLNNLGHAYEKKKLTTQALQSYEEALKFAPNNSIAKRRAESLRRLVSA, encoded by the coding sequence ATGGATAACAGTCTAGCCGTTGTTTATCTCTCAATTTTGGTGGTTATACTCACAATTGCAGCCGTGAGTGTTTTTCGCCAGATTTTCAAAACTCGTAAGGTTGAAGGCTCTTTTGCAAAGTTGCGAAAGAAGTTAGAGAAAGAAAAGGGTACGACTCAAGAATATTATGAGTTAGCCAGTATTTATTCAGAAAAAAAAATGTATTCTCAAGCGATCGCGCTATTTCAAAAAGCTCTCAAAACTGCCCAAGAAGAGGAAGAAGAAAATATCGCTCCCATCTACAACGGGCTGGGCTATGTTTATTTTACCCAAGATCAATATGACTTAGCAATTCGTCAGTACAAAGAAGCTCTTAAGTCTAAACCAGACTACGTAACAGGATTGAATAATCTCGGTCACGCCTACGAGAAGAAAAAATTAACTACTCAGGCGTTACAAAGTTACGAAGAAGCACTCAAATTTGCTCCAAATAACTCTATTGCTAAACGTCGTGCTGAATCTTTACGCCGTTTGGTTTCGGCATAA
- a CDS encoding transporter substrate-binding domain-containing protein, translating into MYNRCNKLQVITRLHLVLSATIFWIFCFSLVGTGLTASAAEMSEIQQRGYLNVAVKDNLRPLGFKDDNGNLQGLEIDLAKRLAVDLVGKAEAVKFQPVANRDRLSVVLDKKVDFAIARVTATESRARIVSFSVPYYLDGTVLVTKDASVQQLSDLSKQKIAVLNNSSTIAKVRYYLSNAELVGVNSYQEARERIENNAAFAFAADASVLSGWVQQYPQYRLLPIKLSTEPLAVVMPKGLQYDELRRNVNQAIARYLEKGWLQQRSQYWGLP; encoded by the coding sequence ATGTATAACAGATGTAACAAATTGCAAGTAATTACTCGGTTACATCTGGTATTATCCGCCACTATCTTTTGGATTTTTTGCTTTTCTCTAGTGGGGACAGGATTAACTGCATCTGCTGCCGAAATGTCAGAAATTCAGCAGCGGGGTTATTTAAATGTTGCCGTTAAAGATAACTTGCGTCCCTTGGGATTTAAAGATGACAACGGAAATTTGCAAGGTTTAGAAATTGACTTGGCAAAGCGTTTGGCAGTTGACTTGGTTGGTAAAGCCGAAGCTGTAAAATTTCAACCTGTAGCGAATCGCGATCGCCTGTCTGTAGTCTTAGACAAGAAAGTTGATTTTGCGATCGCTAGAGTCACAGCAACCGAGTCACGCGCCCGCATAGTTAGTTTCAGCGTTCCCTATTATTTGGATGGCACTGTACTAGTTACAAAAGATGCATCTGTGCAGCAGTTGAGCGATCTATCAAAACAAAAAATTGCCGTACTTAACAACTCCAGCACCATTGCTAAAGTGCGATACTATCTGTCAAACGCCGAGTTAGTAGGAGTGAATTCTTATCAAGAAGCGCGAGAAAGAATAGAAAATAATGCAGCCTTTGCCTTTGCCGCAGATGCTAGTGTTCTAAGCGGCTGGGTACAACAATATCCTCAATATCGGCTACTGCCAATTAAGTTATCAACTGAACCTTTGGCTGTAGTAATGCCCAAGGGATTACAGTACGATGAATTAAGACGAAACGTGAATCAAGCGATCGCTCGTTATTTAGAAAAAGGTTGGCTCCAACAACGCTCTCAATATTGGGGTTTACCGTAA
- the rplT gene encoding 50S ribosomal protein L20 — protein sequence MTRVKRGNVARKRRNKILKLAKGFRGSHSTLFRTANQQVMKALRSAYRDRKKKKRDFRRLWIARINAASRQHGLSYSQLIGNLKKADIQLNRKMLAQLAVLDPASFGKVAELAIQAKG from the coding sequence ATGACTCGGGTAAAACGCGGTAATGTAGCTCGCAAACGCCGCAATAAAATTCTCAAACTAGCTAAAGGTTTTCGCGGTTCCCATTCAACTCTGTTTAGAACTGCCAACCAACAAGTGATGAAGGCGCTACGGAGTGCCTACCGCGATCGCAAAAAGAAAAAGCGCGATTTTCGTCGCCTCTGGATCGCCCGCATCAACGCTGCTTCTAGGCAACACGGCTTGAGTTACAGCCAGTTGATCGGTAACTTGAAAAAAGCTGATATCCAACTAAATCGCAAGATGTTGGCGCAATTGGCAGTTCTCGATCCAGCTAGCTTCGGCAAAGTTGCTGAATTGGCAATTCAAGCTAAAGGATAA
- the rpmI gene encoding 50S ribosomal protein L35 yields the protein MPKLKTRKAAAKRFRATGSGKIVRRKAFKSHLLEHKSSDKKRGMRQSTLVHERDELNVRLMLPYL from the coding sequence ATGCCTAAACTAAAGACTCGTAAAGCCGCGGCAAAGCGATTTCGTGCCACTGGTAGCGGTAAAATCGTCCGTCGTAAAGCGTTCAAAAGCCACCTTTTAGAACACAAATCTTCTGATAAAAAACGTGGTATGCGCCAGAGTACGCTTGTACACGAACGCGATGAACTGAACGTGCGCTTGATGCTCCCATATTTGTAA
- a CDS encoding ATP-dependent helicase, translated as MSDSKFTAPMAQELLHSELSERSPVPNLGEKILAIRNSLRPGQQQMADWQSGPLAISAVPGAGKSTGMAAAAAIAIARQYERSSSRRQLVVVTFTRSAAANIKAKIRKFLRDDLCLPQTGFFVYTLHGLALNIANRHSDLSGLQLENVILITPTQSHRFIRTAVEQWIVNNPDVYLRLLEGHQFDGEETERLRRQSVLRTEVLPELANTVIHEAKSSGISPEKLREWSKQTTDEYAILSVAAGLYEQYQNLMRSRDFIDYDDMILAALRVLENDSARHIEQNQIFAVFEDEAQDSSPLQTQLLEILASNGEYQRENSSLPTPNSPLLTQHSARAKRPATANSTQHSALNLVRVGDPNQAINSTFTPADPIYFRQFCEECDRIERLATMDQAGRSTRIIIEAANFALKWINNQWLATTKTNNKQQIPENRQVPFRLQTIRPVEAGDPQVNANPAPIGRGLELYTPRDIHHTVELLSQRVIELFSEDPTKNSAAILVRENRQGRWLAEALIPLCKEHKILLYDVGERDRRSHVPQEILALLQFCDRPHSPDYLKAALEALVQRQLIPTQDLNALASLPEEFLYPGPLAEPQPETVQKAARLCRSLLRARLELPLYQLISFLALTLNYDQAELATADKLAERVNQQIAGNSSMGGMLSALSEIVSSERFEPVETEDSEERYTRRGQLTIITMHKAKGLDWDYVFLPFLHENLIPGRFWVPPQSQFLGDFTLSEVARAQIRATLHEESIIPDVSQAWEVAKNLKTSEEYRLLYVAMTRAKLLLWMSAAQKAPFTWSKPDNLQEQAPCPVFPALKRQFPEFVVNLAAMSKQA; from the coding sequence ATGTCAGACTCTAAATTTACTGCTCCTATGGCTCAAGAATTACTCCACTCAGAATTGTCTGAGCGATCGCCTGTTCCTAACCTGGGGGAGAAGATTCTAGCAATTCGCAACAGTCTACGCCCTGGACAACAACAAATGGCTGATTGGCAATCTGGCCCTTTGGCTATTTCAGCCGTTCCCGGTGCAGGCAAATCTACTGGGATGGCGGCGGCGGCGGCGATCGCAATTGCACGTCAATATGAGCGTTCATCCTCCCGCCGTCAGTTGGTAGTTGTTACTTTTACTCGCTCTGCTGCTGCCAATATTAAAGCGAAGATTCGCAAATTCTTACGAGATGATTTATGTCTACCTCAGACGGGCTTTTTTGTCTATACACTACATGGTCTAGCGTTGAACATCGCCAACCGCCATTCTGATTTGTCGGGTTTGCAGCTAGAGAATGTTATATTAATTACACCAACGCAAAGTCACCGCTTTATCCGAACGGCTGTAGAACAATGGATTGTAAATAATCCAGATGTATATTTGCGGTTATTAGAAGGTCATCAATTTGACGGAGAAGAGACAGAAAGGTTGCGTCGCCAATCAGTGCTGCGAACAGAAGTATTACCGGAATTGGCTAACACGGTAATTCATGAAGCAAAAAGTTCTGGGATATCGCCAGAAAAGTTGCGAGAGTGGAGTAAACAAACCACAGACGAATATGCAATTTTGAGCGTAGCGGCGGGATTGTACGAGCAATATCAAAACTTGATGCGATCGCGTGATTTTATAGATTACGACGATATGATTTTAGCCGCACTGCGCGTTTTAGAAAACGACAGTGCCCGTCACATCGAGCAAAACCAAATATTCGCCGTATTTGAAGACGAAGCTCAAGATTCTAGCCCTCTTCAGACGCAGCTATTAGAAATTTTGGCGAGTAATGGGGAATATCAGCGAGAGAATTCTTCACTCCCAACTCCCAACTCCCCACTCCTAACTCAGCACTCAGCACGGGCTAAACGCCCCGCTACCGCTAACAGCACTCAGCACTCAGCACTAAATTTAGTCCGAGTTGGCGACCCCAACCAGGCGATTAACTCTACCTTCACCCCAGCCGATCCGATTTATTTCCGGCAATTTTGCGAAGAGTGCGATCGCATCGAACGATTGGCAACGATGGATCAAGCTGGTCGCAGTACTAGAATTATCATCGAAGCCGCTAACTTTGCCCTCAAATGGATTAATAATCAGTGGTTAGCAACAACCAAAACCAACAACAAACAACAGATTCCTGAAAATCGACAAGTACCATTTCGCTTGCAGACAATTCGCCCTGTGGAAGCTGGCGATCCGCAAGTTAATGCCAACCCCGCACCCATAGGACGAGGATTAGAACTTTATACACCGCGCGATATTCATCACACCGTTGAATTGTTATCTCAAAGGGTAATTGAGTTATTTAGTGAAGATCCAACAAAAAATAGTGCAGCAATTTTAGTCCGAGAAAATCGTCAAGGACGATGGTTAGCAGAGGCTCTAATACCTCTGTGCAAAGAGCATAAAATTCTACTTTACGATGTGGGAGAACGCGATCGCCGTTCCCATGTCCCCCAAGAAATTTTGGCATTATTGCAATTTTGCGATCGCCCCCACTCCCCCGATTACCTCAAAGCTGCCCTAGAAGCATTAGTACAGCGCCAATTAATTCCTACCCAAGACCTCAACGCCCTTGCTAGTCTGCCAGAAGAGTTTTTATATCCTGGGCCCCTAGCAGAACCCCAGCCAGAAACAGTACAAAAAGCTGCCCGCTTGTGTCGCAGCTTACTCCGCGCTCGTCTAGAACTGCCCTTATACCAGCTAATTTCCTTTCTTGCCTTAACCTTAAATTACGATCAGGCAGAATTGGCAACTGCTGACAAACTAGCAGAACGGGTAAACCAGCAGATAGCTGGCAATAGTTCGATGGGGGGAATGCTGTCAGCTTTAAGTGAAATAGTTAGTTCCGAACGGTTTGAACCAGTGGAAACCGAGGATTCGGAAGAACGTTACACCCGTCGCGGTCAACTGACAATTATCACTATGCACAAAGCCAAAGGGCTAGATTGGGACTATGTGTTTCTTCCTTTTCTCCACGAAAACTTGATTCCTGGCAGATTTTGGGTTCCTCCCCAAAGCCAATTTTTAGGCGATTTTACCTTATCAGAAGTAGCCCGCGCCCAAATTCGTGCGACTCTCCACGAAGAATCTATCATACCGGATGTTAGTCAGGCATGGGAGGTGGCAAAAAATTTGAAAACATCTGAAGAGTATCGTTTACTCTATGTTGCTATGACACGAGCAAAGCTTCTGTTGTGGATGTCTGCGGCGCAGAAAGCCCCCTTTACTTGGAGTAAACCGGATAATTTACAAGAACAAGCACCTTGTCCGGTGTTTCCAGCATTAAAACGCCAATTTCCTGAATTTGTGGTGAATTTAGCGGCAATGAGCAAACAAGCATAA